In one Molothrus ater isolate BHLD 08-10-18 breed brown headed cowbird chromosome 36, BPBGC_Mater_1.1, whole genome shotgun sequence genomic region, the following are encoded:
- the CDC37 gene encoding hsp90 co-chaperone Cdc37 produces the protein MVDYSVWDHIEVSDDEDETHPNIDTASLFRWRHQARVERMEQFQKEKEELDKGCRECKRKLAECLKKMKELELAEPESGRGELEKLQAEAQQLRNEEKSWENKLEELRKKEKNMPWNVDTLSKDGFSKSVFNVKPEEKEETEEQKEKKHKTFVERYEKQIKHFGMLRRWDDSQKHLSDNPHLVCEETANYLVIWCIDLEVEEKHALMEQVAHQTIVMQFILELAKSLKVDPRACFRQFFTKIKTADQQYLEGFTEELEAFKERVRGRARARLEKALREYEEEERQKRLGPGGLDPVEVYESLPAELQKCFDVKDVQMLQDTISKMDPTEAKYHMQRCIDSGLWVPNAKGGDGAERGAGEAAPYEEIKKENGGGAEQEAKP, from the exons ATGGTGGATTACAGCGTGTGGGACCACATCGAGGTCTCGGACGATGAGGACGAGACTCACCCCAACATCGACACCGCCAGCCTCTTCCGATGGCGGCACCAG GCCCGCGTGGAGCGCATGGAGCAGTtccagaaggagaaggaggagctggaCAAGGGCTGCCGCGAGTGCAAGCGCAAACTGGCCGAGTGCCTGAAGAAgatgaaggagctggagctggccgAGCCCGAGAGCGGCCGGGgggagctggagaagctgcaggcCGAGgcccagcagctgaggaacgaggagaagagctgggagaacaagctggaggagctgaggaagaaggagaagaacaTGCCCTGGAACGTGGACACGCTCAGCAAGGACGGCTTCAGCAag AGCGTTTTCAACGTGAAGCCcgaggagaaggaggagacggaggagcagaaggagaagaagcacAAAACCTTCGTGGAGAGATACGAGAAGCAGATCAAACACTTCG GGATGCTGCGCCGCTGGGACGACAGCCAGAAGCACCTGTCGGACAACCCTCACCTGGTGTGCGAGGAGACGGCCAACTACCTGGTGATCTGGTGCATCGACCTGGAGGTGGAGGAG AAACACGCGCTGATGGAGCAGGTGGCCCACCAGACCATCGTCATGCAGTTCATCCTGGAGCTGGCCAAGAGCCTCAAGGTGGACCCCAGGGCCTGCTTCAGGCAGTTCTTCACCAAAATTAAG ACAGCAGACCAGCAGTACCTGGAGGGCTTCACGGAGGAGCTGGAGGCGTTCAAGGAGCGcgtgcggggccgggcgcgggcGCGCCTGGAGAAGGCGCTGCGCGAGTACGAGGAGGAGGAGCGCCAGAAACGCCTGGGGCCCGGCGGGCTCGACCCCGTCGAGGTCTACGAGTCCCTGCCCGCC gagctgcagaaatgcttcGATGTCAAAGACGTTCAGATGCTGCAGGACACAATCAGCAAAATGGACCCAACC GAGGCCAAGTACCACATGCAGCGCTGCATCGACTcggggctctgggtgcccaACGCCAAGGGCGGGGACGGGGCCGAGCGAGGCGCGGGGGAGGCGGCGCCCTACGAGGAGATCAAGAAGGAGAACGGAGGAGGAGCCGAGCAGGAGGCCAAGCCCTGA
- the TYK2 gene encoding non-receptor tyrosine-protein kinase TYK2, whose translation MGQGWDRGICIDLARSLGITPLCYSLFALYDPQSRIWLPPNHQFHIGKDTSINLIFRMRFYFRNWHGMNEQEPAVFRNAPRTGDSPEEKPPGGALLDRASFEYLFEQGKFEFINDVASLRDFQSEPEMQRFKNESLGMAVLHLSHIALRKGLSLEEVARKYR comes from the exons atgggacagggatgggacagggggaTCTGCATCGACCTGGCACGGAGCCTGG GAATCACCCCGCTCTGCTACAGCCTCTTCGCCCTCTACGACCCCCAGAGCCGGATCTGGCTCCCTCCCAACCACCAGTTCCACATCGGCAAGGACACCAGCATCAACCTCATCTTCAGGATGAG GTTTTATTTCCGGAACTGGCACGGGATGAACGAGCAGGAGCCGGCGGTTTTCCGGAACGCGCCGCGCACGGGGGATTCTCCCGAGGAGAAACCGCCCGGAGGGGCCTTGCTGGACAGGGCCTCCTTTGAGTACCTGTTTGAGCAG GGAAAATTCGAGTTCATCAACGACGTCGCCTCCCTGCGGGATTTCCAGAGCGAGCCCGAAATGCAGAGGTTCAAGAACGAGAGCCTGGGCATGGCCGTGCTGCACCTGAGCCACATCGCCCTCAGGAAGGGCCTTTCCCTGGAGGAGGTGGCCAGGAAGTACAGGTGA
- the RAVER1 gene encoding ribonucleoprotein PTB-binding 1 isoform X1 — MRRRVVGVAGAGGAKMAAALSVSGAGPGPGAEPPAGPGLAPEEELPPLDPAEVRSRLEHSERQFRNRRKVLIRGLPADVTNQDIHELLKDYELKYCFVDKYKGTAFVTLLTAEQAASAVGRFHGHSLRQRPLRVQLQPTEAVLCVANLPRLLTQPQFEELLRPFGSLERCFLVYSPATGHSKGYGFVEFMKKDSAARARSELLGKQLGSRRLHVHWVDAAQLSPELLHSRCLCVDRLPRGFSDLQALRAVFQRVCEPSFCQLAFGQDGQPKGFAVLEFESPEAAERAQEATDGFPLSGQRVRVSFCAPGPSGRSMLAALIAAQATALNRGKGLLPEPSLLQILGSLGNPASLQLLLSPLLQGALGAKQAGILGAAPSLPLVPNPALSTALLQLALHGQAQKPGILGDSPLSSLAQPPGKLLGEIPSGAPGDGAQPRGKSPVLAPFLAPEAALGPPGRGPLPKALPKPLPKAQQGESGAPAPTVSLLGEPPKDLRIPLNPYLNLQSLLPTPGLPGKGLKIKPGVLGTPPPDAFAVDLPDLGSRIFPQPRDHGSILGAFGHGRHKLPVLPSQVSSSSSSSSSSGLDRAPLGPPGPPFGSGSPSSYFSSGLQAGLRQSQLSKAVSVPPSSDSILALAAPGSQPKTPLGAHKRGFSQLLPSPEPSPEGSYVGQHSQGLGGHYADSYLKRKRIF, encoded by the exons ATGAGAAGGCGCGTTGTTGGCGTGGCGGGCGCTGGCGGggccaagatggcggcggcgcTGTCggtgagcggggccgggcccgggcccggaGCGGAGCCACCGGCGGGGCCCGGCCTGGCCCCCGAGGAGGAGCTGCCGCCGCTGGACCCGGCCGAGGTGCGGAGCCGCCTGGAGCACAGCGAGCGGCAGTTCCGCAACCGGCGGAAGGTGCTGATCCGCGGCTTACCGGCGGATGTGACCAACCAG gataTCCACGAGCTGCTGAAGGACTACGAGCTCAAGTATTGCTTTGTGGACAAGTACAAGGGAAcgg cctTCGTCACGCTGCTCACAGCCGAGCAGGCGGCCTCGGCGGTCGGGCGCTTCCACGGCCACTCTCTGCGGCAGCGCCCGCTGcgggtgcagctgcagcccacggAGGCCGTGCTGTGCGTGGCCAACCTGCCCCGCCTGCTCACGCAGCCGCAGTTCGAGGAGCTGCTGCGGCCCTTCGGCAGCCTGGAGCGCTGCTTCCTGGTCTACAGCCCCGCCACCGGCCACTCCAAGGGCTACGGCTTCGTGGAGTTCATGAAGAAGGACTCGGCGGCGCGGGCGCGCTcggagctgctggggaagcagctgggcAGCCGCAGGCTGCACGTGCACTGGGTGGACGCGGCGCAGCTGAGCCCCGAGCTGCTGCACTCGCGCTGCCTCTGCGTGGACAGGCTGCCCCGGGGCTTCAGCGACCTGCAGGCGCTCAGGGCCGTGTTCCAGAGGGTCTGCGAGCCCTCCTTCTGCCAG CTGGCCTTCGGGCAGGACGGGCAGCCCAAGGGTTTCGCAGTGCTGGAGTTCGAGTCCCCCGAGGCGGCCGAGCGAGCCCAGGAGGCCACGGACGGGTTCCCTCTGTCCGGGCAGCGCGTCCGTGTGTCCTTCTGCGCCCCGGGGCCCTCGGGCCGCAGCATGCTGGCCGCGCTGATCGCCGCGCAGGCCACG GCCCTGAACCGCGGCAAGGGGCTGCTGCCcgagccctccctgctgcagatcctgggcagcctgggcaaCCCGGCCtcgctgcagctgctgctcagccccctGCTGCAGGGGGCCCTGGGCGCCAAGCAGG caggaattctgggagctgctccctcccttcccctggtGCCCAACCCCGCGCTCTCCAcggccctgctccagctggctcTGCACGGCCAGGCCCAG aaaccGGGAATTTTGGGCGATTCCCCGCTGAgctccctggcccagcccccGGGGAAGCTCCTGGGGGAGATTCCCTCAG GTGCTCCCGGGGACGGGGCCCAGCCCCGCGGGAAGTCCCCGGTCCTGGCCCCGTTCTTGGCCCCGGAGGCGGCGCTGGGACCCCCGGGgcggggacccctccccaaagcCCTTCCCAAGCCCCtccccaaagcccagcagggCGAGAGCGGAGCCCCCGCGCCCACG GTCTCTCTCCTGGGGGAGCCCCCCAAAGATTTGAGGATCCCCCTCAATCCCTACCTGAacctgcagagcctcctgccCACGCCCGGCCTGCCCG GAAAAGGGCTGAAGATCAAACCTGGAGTTCTGGGGACGCCCCCGCCCGACGCCTTCGCCGTGGACCTCCCG gatttggggtccAGGATTTTCCCCCAGCCCCGCGACCACGGCTCCATCCTGGGGGCCTTCGGGCACGGCAGGCACAAG ctgcctgtgctgccctcgcaggtctcctcctcctcctcctcctcctcctcctcggggCTGGACCGGGCGCCCCTGGGACCCCCGGGGCCCCCCTTTGGCTCAGGGTCCCCCAGTTCCTACTTCAGCAGCGGCCTCCAGGCCGGGCTCCggcagagccagctcagcaAG GCCGTCTCCGTCCCCCCGAGCTCCGactccatcctggccttggctGCCCCCGGCTCCCAGCCCAAG
- the RAVER1 gene encoding ribonucleoprotein PTB-binding 1 isoform X3, whose translation MRRRVVGVAGAGGAKMAAALSVSGAGPGPGAEPPAGPGLAPEEELPPLDPAEVRSRLEHSERQFRNRRKVLIRGLPADVTNQDIHELLKDYELKYCFVDKYKGTAFVTLLTAEQAASAVGRFHGHSLRQRPLRVQLQPTEAVLCVANLPRLLTQPQFEELLRPFGSLERCFLVYSPATGHSKGYGFVEFMKKDSAARARSELLGKQLGSRRLHVHWVDAAQLSPELLHSRCLCVDRLPRGFSDLQALRAVFQRVCEPSFCQLAFGQDGQPKGFAVLEFESPEAAERAQEATDGFPLSGQRVRVSFCAPGPSGRSMLAALIAAQATALNRGKGLLPEPSLLQILGSLGNPASLQLLLSPLLQGALGAKQAGILGAAPSLPLVPNPALSTALLQLALHGQAQKPGILGDSPLSSLAQPPGKLLGEIPSGAPGDGAQPRGKSPVLAPFLAPEAALGPPGRGPLPKALPKPLPKAQQGESGAPAPTVSLLGEPPKDLRIPLNPYLNLQSLLPTPGLPGKGLKIKPGVLGTPPPDAFAVDLPDLGSRIFPQPRDHGSILGAFGHGRHKLPVLPSQVSSSSSSSSSSGLDRAPLGPPGPPFGSGSPSSYFSSGLQAGLRQSQLSKTPLGAHKRGFSQLLPSPEPSPEGSYVGQHSQGLGGHYADSYLKRKRIF comes from the exons ATGAGAAGGCGCGTTGTTGGCGTGGCGGGCGCTGGCGGggccaagatggcggcggcgcTGTCggtgagcggggccgggcccgggcccggaGCGGAGCCACCGGCGGGGCCCGGCCTGGCCCCCGAGGAGGAGCTGCCGCCGCTGGACCCGGCCGAGGTGCGGAGCCGCCTGGAGCACAGCGAGCGGCAGTTCCGCAACCGGCGGAAGGTGCTGATCCGCGGCTTACCGGCGGATGTGACCAACCAG gataTCCACGAGCTGCTGAAGGACTACGAGCTCAAGTATTGCTTTGTGGACAAGTACAAGGGAAcgg cctTCGTCACGCTGCTCACAGCCGAGCAGGCGGCCTCGGCGGTCGGGCGCTTCCACGGCCACTCTCTGCGGCAGCGCCCGCTGcgggtgcagctgcagcccacggAGGCCGTGCTGTGCGTGGCCAACCTGCCCCGCCTGCTCACGCAGCCGCAGTTCGAGGAGCTGCTGCGGCCCTTCGGCAGCCTGGAGCGCTGCTTCCTGGTCTACAGCCCCGCCACCGGCCACTCCAAGGGCTACGGCTTCGTGGAGTTCATGAAGAAGGACTCGGCGGCGCGGGCGCGCTcggagctgctggggaagcagctgggcAGCCGCAGGCTGCACGTGCACTGGGTGGACGCGGCGCAGCTGAGCCCCGAGCTGCTGCACTCGCGCTGCCTCTGCGTGGACAGGCTGCCCCGGGGCTTCAGCGACCTGCAGGCGCTCAGGGCCGTGTTCCAGAGGGTCTGCGAGCCCTCCTTCTGCCAG CTGGCCTTCGGGCAGGACGGGCAGCCCAAGGGTTTCGCAGTGCTGGAGTTCGAGTCCCCCGAGGCGGCCGAGCGAGCCCAGGAGGCCACGGACGGGTTCCCTCTGTCCGGGCAGCGCGTCCGTGTGTCCTTCTGCGCCCCGGGGCCCTCGGGCCGCAGCATGCTGGCCGCGCTGATCGCCGCGCAGGCCACG GCCCTGAACCGCGGCAAGGGGCTGCTGCCcgagccctccctgctgcagatcctgggcagcctgggcaaCCCGGCCtcgctgcagctgctgctcagccccctGCTGCAGGGGGCCCTGGGCGCCAAGCAGG caggaattctgggagctgctccctcccttcccctggtGCCCAACCCCGCGCTCTCCAcggccctgctccagctggctcTGCACGGCCAGGCCCAG aaaccGGGAATTTTGGGCGATTCCCCGCTGAgctccctggcccagcccccGGGGAAGCTCCTGGGGGAGATTCCCTCAG GTGCTCCCGGGGACGGGGCCCAGCCCCGCGGGAAGTCCCCGGTCCTGGCCCCGTTCTTGGCCCCGGAGGCGGCGCTGGGACCCCCGGGgcggggacccctccccaaagcCCTTCCCAAGCCCCtccccaaagcccagcagggCGAGAGCGGAGCCCCCGCGCCCACG GTCTCTCTCCTGGGGGAGCCCCCCAAAGATTTGAGGATCCCCCTCAATCCCTACCTGAacctgcagagcctcctgccCACGCCCGGCCTGCCCG GAAAAGGGCTGAAGATCAAACCTGGAGTTCTGGGGACGCCCCCGCCCGACGCCTTCGCCGTGGACCTCCCG gatttggggtccAGGATTTTCCCCCAGCCCCGCGACCACGGCTCCATCCTGGGGGCCTTCGGGCACGGCAGGCACAAG ctgcctgtgctgccctcgcaggtctcctcctcctcctcctcctcctcctcctcggggCTGGACCGGGCGCCCCTGGGACCCCCGGGGCCCCCCTTTGGCTCAGGGTCCCCCAGTTCCTACTTCAGCAGCGGCCTCCAGGCCGGGCTCCggcagagccagctcagcaAG
- the RAVER1 gene encoding ribonucleoprotein PTB-binding 1 isoform X2, whose product MRRRVVGVAGAGGAKMAAALSVSGAGPGPGAEPPAGPGLAPEEELPPLDPAEVRSRLEHSERQFRNRRKVLIRGLPADVTNQDIHELLKDYELKYCFVDKYKGTAFVTLLTAEQAASAVGRFHGHSLRQRPLRVQLQPTEAVLCVANLPRLLTQPQFEELLRPFGSLERCFLVYSPATGHSKGYGFVEFMKKDSAARARSELLGKQLGSRRLHVHWVDAAQLSPELLHSRCLCVDRLPRGFSDLQALRAVFQRVCEPSFCQLAFGQDGQPKGFAVLEFESPEAAERAQEATDGFPLSGQRVRVSFCAPGPSGRSMLAALIAAQATALNRGKGLLPEPSLLQILGSLGNPASLQLLLSPLLQGALGAKQAGILGAAPSLPLVPNPALSTALLQLALHGQAQKPGILGDSPLSSLAQPPGKLLGEIPSGAPGDGAQPRGKSPVLAPFLAPEAALGPPGRGPLPKALPKPLPKAQQGESGAPAPTVSLLGEPPKDLRIPLNPYLNLQSLLPTPGLPGKGLKIKPGVLGTPPPDAFAVDLPDLGSRIFPQPRDHGSILGAFGHGRHKVSSSSSSSSSSGLDRAPLGPPGPPFGSGSPSSYFSSGLQAGLRQSQLSKAVSVPPSSDSILALAAPGSQPKTPLGAHKRGFSQLLPSPEPSPEGSYVGQHSQGLGGHYADSYLKRKRIF is encoded by the exons ATGAGAAGGCGCGTTGTTGGCGTGGCGGGCGCTGGCGGggccaagatggcggcggcgcTGTCggtgagcggggccgggcccgggcccggaGCGGAGCCACCGGCGGGGCCCGGCCTGGCCCCCGAGGAGGAGCTGCCGCCGCTGGACCCGGCCGAGGTGCGGAGCCGCCTGGAGCACAGCGAGCGGCAGTTCCGCAACCGGCGGAAGGTGCTGATCCGCGGCTTACCGGCGGATGTGACCAACCAG gataTCCACGAGCTGCTGAAGGACTACGAGCTCAAGTATTGCTTTGTGGACAAGTACAAGGGAAcgg cctTCGTCACGCTGCTCACAGCCGAGCAGGCGGCCTCGGCGGTCGGGCGCTTCCACGGCCACTCTCTGCGGCAGCGCCCGCTGcgggtgcagctgcagcccacggAGGCCGTGCTGTGCGTGGCCAACCTGCCCCGCCTGCTCACGCAGCCGCAGTTCGAGGAGCTGCTGCGGCCCTTCGGCAGCCTGGAGCGCTGCTTCCTGGTCTACAGCCCCGCCACCGGCCACTCCAAGGGCTACGGCTTCGTGGAGTTCATGAAGAAGGACTCGGCGGCGCGGGCGCGCTcggagctgctggggaagcagctgggcAGCCGCAGGCTGCACGTGCACTGGGTGGACGCGGCGCAGCTGAGCCCCGAGCTGCTGCACTCGCGCTGCCTCTGCGTGGACAGGCTGCCCCGGGGCTTCAGCGACCTGCAGGCGCTCAGGGCCGTGTTCCAGAGGGTCTGCGAGCCCTCCTTCTGCCAG CTGGCCTTCGGGCAGGACGGGCAGCCCAAGGGTTTCGCAGTGCTGGAGTTCGAGTCCCCCGAGGCGGCCGAGCGAGCCCAGGAGGCCACGGACGGGTTCCCTCTGTCCGGGCAGCGCGTCCGTGTGTCCTTCTGCGCCCCGGGGCCCTCGGGCCGCAGCATGCTGGCCGCGCTGATCGCCGCGCAGGCCACG GCCCTGAACCGCGGCAAGGGGCTGCTGCCcgagccctccctgctgcagatcctgggcagcctgggcaaCCCGGCCtcgctgcagctgctgctcagccccctGCTGCAGGGGGCCCTGGGCGCCAAGCAGG caggaattctgggagctgctccctcccttcccctggtGCCCAACCCCGCGCTCTCCAcggccctgctccagctggctcTGCACGGCCAGGCCCAG aaaccGGGAATTTTGGGCGATTCCCCGCTGAgctccctggcccagcccccGGGGAAGCTCCTGGGGGAGATTCCCTCAG GTGCTCCCGGGGACGGGGCCCAGCCCCGCGGGAAGTCCCCGGTCCTGGCCCCGTTCTTGGCCCCGGAGGCGGCGCTGGGACCCCCGGGgcggggacccctccccaaagcCCTTCCCAAGCCCCtccccaaagcccagcagggCGAGAGCGGAGCCCCCGCGCCCACG GTCTCTCTCCTGGGGGAGCCCCCCAAAGATTTGAGGATCCCCCTCAATCCCTACCTGAacctgcagagcctcctgccCACGCCCGGCCTGCCCG GAAAAGGGCTGAAGATCAAACCTGGAGTTCTGGGGACGCCCCCGCCCGACGCCTTCGCCGTGGACCTCCCG gatttggggtccAGGATTTTCCCCCAGCCCCGCGACCACGGCTCCATCCTGGGGGCCTTCGGGCACGGCAGGCACAAG gtctcctcctcctcctcctcctcctcctcctcggggCTGGACCGGGCGCCCCTGGGACCCCCGGGGCCCCCCTTTGGCTCAGGGTCCCCCAGTTCCTACTTCAGCAGCGGCCTCCAGGCCGGGCTCCggcagagccagctcagcaAG GCCGTCTCCGTCCCCCCGAGCTCCGactccatcctggccttggctGCCCCCGGCTCCCAGCCCAAG